One part of the Streptomyces sp. NBC_00286 genome encodes these proteins:
- a CDS encoding ATP-binding protein, whose protein sequence is MNASSVLELELLALPKAVPDLRRTVRRHLGAPCADVQLCVTELVANVVRHVGEGTPVRVRVERTDGGRIRVEVADPEPHSLPVLVCATGEDESGRGLALLDAVTLRWGVEQGVAGKTVWCEVGGE, encoded by the coding sequence GTGAACGCCTCGTCGGTCCTTGAACTCGAACTGCTCGCCCTCCCCAAGGCCGTTCCCGACCTGCGCCGCACGGTCCGTCGGCACCTGGGTGCCCCCTGCGCCGACGTCCAGCTCTGTGTCACCGAGCTGGTCGCCAATGTGGTCCGGCATGTGGGGGAGGGGACCCCGGTCCGCGTACGGGTGGAGCGTACGGACGGCGGCCGGATCCGGGTCGAGGTGGCCGACCCCGAGCCGCATTCCCTCCCCGTTCTCGTGTGTGCCACGGGGGAGGACGAGTCGGGGCGGGGGCTGGCGCTGCTTGATGCGGTGACGTTGCGGTGGGGCGTGGAGCAGGGGGTGGCGGGCAAGACGGTGTGGTGCGAGGTGGGGGGTGAATGA
- a CDS encoding fic family toxin-antitoxin system, toxin component translates to MTVQVDIAWLLEVAQRAGVDDPGIDDYGVPVAAVERHRAVLVGQDVYHGAFAKAAALAHSLGRMRWLERSNVRVAVAVAHAYLVASGVPSKLDQERVAALVAELKKESCTVRSVGAVLKTWAV, encoded by the coding sequence GTGACCGTCCAAGTGGATATCGCCTGGCTCCTCGAGGTCGCCCAGCGGGCCGGCGTGGATGATCCGGGTATCGACGACTACGGCGTGCCCGTCGCCGCTGTCGAACGTCACCGGGCCGTCCTCGTCGGCCAGGACGTCTATCACGGCGCCTTCGCCAAGGCCGCCGCCCTCGCTCACTCGCTGGGGCGTATGCGGTGGCTGGAGCGTTCGAACGTACGGGTCGCCGTGGCGGTGGCCCATGCCTACCTGGTCGCTTCGGGGGTGCCGTCCAAGCTGGATCAGGAGAGGGTCGCCGCGCTGGTGGCTGAGTTGAAGAAGGAGAGCTGTACGGTGCGGAGTGTTGGGGCGGTGCTGAAGACCTGGGCGGTTTGA